One Gemmatimonadota bacterium DNA window includes the following coding sequences:
- the gabT gene encoding 4-aminobutyrate--2-oxoglutarate transaminase, which produces MSRIIDLKTPIPGPRSQALLARRQQAVPRTVSQVTPVAVAQADNAVLTDVDGNRLIDFGSGIGVLNAGHRNARVVAAVREQLEHFTHLCFQISMYEPYIALAERLNAITPGGHSKRTMFTNSGAEAVDNAVKVARRATGRQAVVCFEHAFHGRTYMGMSLTSKAVPYKSGYGPFMPEVYRLPFPYCYRCDGGPVEGRCCMADRAAFERLFASHVDPTTVAAIILELEVGEGGFIPAPRPFVAMLAQFAKDHGILLIADEIQSGFGRTGALFACEHYDLVPDLIITAKSLAGGLPLAALTGRAEVMDTGNVGGLGGTYGGNPLACAAALAVLDAMEQDQLVARARAVGETIRSRFLQWQQRYPEIGDVRGLGAMVAMELVKDPATREPHKELVTKMTGEALKRGLLLLTAGTFGNVIRVLVPLTVEEAVLQEGLGVMEEALTAAVGR; this is translated from the coding sequence ATGTCCCGCATCATCGACCTCAAGACCCCCATCCCCGGTCCCCGCAGCCAGGCGCTGCTCGCCCGCCGCCAGCAGGCGGTGCCGCGCACGGTCTCGCAGGTGACGCCGGTGGCGGTGGCCCAGGCGGACAACGCCGTGCTCACCGACGTCGACGGCAACCGCCTGATCGACTTCGGCAGCGGCATCGGGGTGCTCAACGCCGGGCACCGCAACGCCCGGGTGGTGGCGGCGGTGCGCGAGCAGCTGGAGCACTTCACCCACCTCTGCTTCCAGATCTCGATGTACGAGCCGTACATCGCCCTGGCCGAGCGGCTCAACGCCATCACCCCCGGCGGCCACAGCAAGCGCACGATGTTCACCAACAGCGGGGCGGAGGCGGTGGACAACGCGGTCAAGGTGGCGCGGCGCGCCACGGGGCGGCAGGCGGTGGTGTGCTTCGAGCACGCCTTCCACGGCCGCACCTACATGGGGATGTCGCTCACCTCCAAGGCGGTGCCGTACAAGTCGGGCTACGGCCCGTTCATGCCCGAGGTGTACCGGCTGCCGTTCCCCTACTGCTACCGCTGCGACGGCGGCCCGGTGGAGGGGCGCTGCTGCATGGCCGACCGGGCGGCGTTCGAGCGGCTGTTCGCCTCGCACGTGGACCCGACGACGGTGGCGGCGATCATCCTGGAGCTCGAGGTGGGTGAGGGCGGATTCATCCCCGCGCCGCGGCCCTTCGTGGCGATGCTGGCCCAGTTCGCGAAGGACCACGGGATCCTGCTCATCGCCGACGAGATCCAGAGCGGCTTCGGGCGCACGGGGGCGCTGTTCGCCTGCGAGCACTACGACCTGGTGCCGGACCTCATCATCACCGCCAAGTCGCTGGCCGGCGGGCTGCCGCTCGCGGCGCTGACCGGCCGCGCGGAGGTCATGGACACCGGCAACGTGGGCGGCCTGGGCGGCACCTACGGCGGCAACCCGCTGGCCTGCGCCGCGGCGCTCGCCGTGCTCGACGCCATGGAGCAGGACCAGCTGGTGGCGCGGGCGCGCGCCGTGGGCGAGACCATCCGCAGCCGCTTCCTGCAGTGGCAGCAGCGCTACCCCGAGATCGGCGACGTGCGCGGCCTCGGCGCCATGGTGGCCATGGAGCTGGTGAAGGACCCGGCCACCCGGGAGCCCCACAAGGAACTGGTCACGAAGATGACCGGCGAGGCGCTCAAGCGCGGCCTGCTGCTGCTCACCGCCGGGACCTTCGGCAACGTGATCCGCGTGCTGGTGCCGCTCACGGTGGAGGAGGCGGTGCTGCAGGAAGGCCTGGGGGTGATGGAGGAGGCGCTTACCGCGGCGGTGGGGCGGTGA
- a CDS encoding response regulator — MPHTRVLARDQATNPVREPLRDVLERLSVIGEMTLAMSQATTAEQIYRHALAAIAAVARTPRASVLLFDPDGVLRFKAWQGLSDGYRAAVEGHTPWAPGQPAPDPIHIPDVSRDTSLGRYQAIILGEGIRALGFFPLVTGGGTIGKFMVYWDRPHTPAPLELQLMRNIAAHTSFALDRQRLVDELQAERRLFIGGPTVLFQWARTDGWPVEYVSPNVEQQFGWPAAALIAGRMRYADLVHPDDLPRVAAEVREHLASGRDAFQQEYRIRHAAGGWRWVTDFTVVPPAAGRADHLVGYLLDITERKAAAEALQQAEARLRETQRLESLGVLAGGIAHDFNNLLMGILGNAGLALNELAPASPVRSTVQDIETAARRAADLTRQLLAYSGKGHFVVQPLDLSALVEESGQLLRTVISRRATVQARLAPGLPAVEGDATQLRQVAMNLLTNASDALGDQPGVIGLETALVHADRVTLTGMLLGDALPEGDYVALEVHDTGSGMDGETLGRIFDPFFTTKFHGRGLGLAAVLGIVRGHRGAIQVESWPGQGTRVRILLPATTRPVATDPAPRVSGPVAVRGAGTVLVVDDEEVVRKVTRRTLERAGYTVLLAEDGLQALALLEQRHAEVSLVLLDLTMPELGGEETCRRIHAAWPGLPVILSSGFTADAGTTGLTGAGLADFIQKPYQPAALLELARAAIERATG; from the coding sequence GTGCCGCACACTCGTGTCCTCGCCAGGGATCAGGCGACCAACCCCGTCCGGGAACCCCTGCGCGACGTGCTGGAGCGACTCTCCGTCATCGGCGAGATGACCCTGGCCATGAGCCAGGCCACGACCGCCGAGCAGATCTACCGTCACGCCCTCGCCGCCATCGCCGCGGTGGCCCGCACCCCGCGGGCCTCCGTGCTGCTGTTCGACCCCGACGGCGTGCTCCGCTTCAAGGCGTGGCAGGGCCTCTCCGACGGCTACCGGGCGGCGGTCGAGGGGCATACCCCGTGGGCCCCGGGGCAGCCGGCGCCCGACCCGATCCATATCCCCGACGTCTCCCGCGACACCAGCCTGGGGCGCTACCAGGCCATCATCCTGGGCGAGGGGATCCGCGCGCTCGGGTTCTTCCCGCTGGTCACCGGCGGCGGGACCATCGGCAAGTTCATGGTGTACTGGGACCGCCCGCACACGCCGGCGCCGCTCGAGCTGCAGCTGATGCGGAACATCGCGGCGCACACCTCCTTCGCGCTCGACCGCCAGCGGCTGGTGGACGAGCTGCAGGCGGAGCGGCGGCTGTTCATCGGCGGGCCGACCGTGCTGTTCCAGTGGGCCCGCACCGACGGCTGGCCGGTGGAATACGTCTCGCCCAACGTGGAGCAGCAGTTCGGCTGGCCCGCGGCCGCCCTGATCGCGGGCCGCATGCGCTACGCCGACCTCGTCCACCCCGACGACCTGCCCCGCGTGGCGGCGGAGGTCCGGGAACACCTGGCCTCGGGGCGCGACGCCTTCCAGCAGGAGTACCGGATCCGCCACGCCGCCGGCGGGTGGCGCTGGGTGACCGACTTCACCGTGGTGCCGCCGGCCGCCGGCCGCGCGGACCACCTGGTGGGCTACCTGCTCGACATCACGGAGCGGAAGGCGGCGGCGGAGGCGCTCCAGCAGGCGGAGGCGCGGCTCCGCGAGACGCAGCGGCTGGAGAGCCTCGGCGTGCTCGCGGGCGGCATCGCGCACGACTTCAACAACCTGCTGATGGGCATCCTGGGGAACGCGGGGCTGGCGCTCAACGAGCTGGCGCCGGCCTCGCCCGTCCGCTCCACGGTCCAGGACATCGAGACCGCCGCGCGGCGCGCCGCGGACCTCACCCGCCAGCTGCTGGCCTACTCCGGGAAGGGCCACTTCGTGGTGCAGCCGCTCGACCTCTCCGCGCTGGTGGAGGAATCGGGGCAGCTGCTGCGCACGGTGATCTCCAGGCGGGCCACGGTGCAGGCGCGCCTGGCCCCCGGGCTGCCGGCGGTCGAGGGGGACGCCACCCAGCTGCGGCAGGTGGCGATGAACCTGCTCACCAACGCCTCCGACGCCCTGGGCGACCAGCCGGGGGTGATCGGGCTGGAGACCGCGCTGGTCCACGCCGACCGGGTGACCCTGACGGGGATGCTGCTGGGCGACGCCCTGCCCGAGGGGGACTACGTGGCCTTGGAGGTGCACGACACCGGCAGCGGGATGGATGGCGAGACCCTCGGCCGCATCTTCGATCCCTTCTTCACCACCAAGTTCCATGGCCGCGGGCTCGGGCTCGCGGCGGTGCTCGGCATCGTGCGCGGGCACCGCGGCGCGATCCAGGTGGAGAGCTGGCCGGGGCAGGGCACCCGGGTGCGCATCCTGCTGCCGGCCACCACCCGGCCGGTGGCCACCGACCCGGCGCCCCGGGTGAGCGGCCCGGTGGCGGTGCGGGGCGCCGGCACCGTGCTGGTGGTGGATGACGAGGAGGTGGTCCGGAAGGTCACCCGCCGGACCCTGGAGCGGGCGGGCTACACCGTGCTGCTGGCGGAGGACGGGCTGCAGGCGCTGGCGCTGCTGGAGCAGCGCCACGCGGAGGTCTCGCTGGTGCTGCTCGACCTGACCATGCCGGAGCTGGGCGGGGAGGAGACCTGCCGGCGCATCCACGCCGCCTGGCCCGGGCTGCCGGTGATCCTGTCCAGCGGGTTCACGGCCGATGCGGGCACCACCGGCCTCACCGGCGCCGGCCTGGCCGACTTCATCCAGAAGCCCTACCAGCCGGCCGCGCTCCTCGAACTCGCCCGCGCGGCGATCGAGCGCGCCACGGGCTGA
- a CDS encoding class I SAM-dependent methyltransferase — protein MPAPDWNERYRGPEFAYGTEPNDFLVEAAGQLPPGPVLSLAEGEGRNGVYLAGRGHPVHGVDGSSVGLAKARALAAERGVELTTEVADLAGYRIAPAAWAGIVAIWVHLPREVREPLFGQVAAGLRPGGVFILEAYTPAQLGRGTGGPPDPALLISLAEWQRLLPGLEWLVAREVEREVREGRLHGGLSATVQLVGRRPA, from the coding sequence ATGCCCGCGCCCGACTGGAACGAACGCTACCGCGGTCCCGAGTTCGCCTACGGCACGGAGCCCAACGACTTCCTGGTGGAGGCCGCCGGCCAGCTGCCCCCCGGCCCGGTGCTCTCGCTGGCCGAGGGGGAGGGACGGAACGGCGTGTACCTGGCGGGGCGGGGCCACCCGGTGCATGGGGTGGATGGCTCGAGCGTGGGGCTCGCCAAGGCGCGGGCGCTGGCGGCGGAGCGCGGGGTGGAGCTCACCACGGAGGTGGCCGACCTCGCGGGGTATCGCATCGCGCCGGCGGCGTGGGCGGGGATCGTCGCCATCTGGGTGCACCTGCCGCGGGAGGTGCGGGAGCCGCTCTTTGGCCAGGTGGCGGCGGGACTGCGGCCCGGCGGCGTGTTCATCCTCGAGGCGTACACGCCGGCACAGCTGGGCCGCGGCACCGGCGGGCCGCCCGATCCCGCGCTGCTCATCTCCCTCGCGGAGTGGCAGCGGCTGCTGCCGGGGCTCGAGTGGCTGGTGGCGCGCGAAGTGGAGCGGGAGGTGCGCGAGGGGCGGCTGCACGGCGGCCTGAGCGCCACGGTGCAGCTGGTGGGGCGGCGGCCGGCGTGA
- a CDS encoding aminotransferase class III-fold pyridoxal phosphate-dependent enzyme, producing MATDEKEAFIAETVDSYEKYVNRGFLTYRKSVTQAGQFAALEWSGQGSILTDLLGRQYIDCLGGYGIFSAGINHPKIVKAVQDQMGRMALNSQELLEPWRAGLARLLAAVTPGELGCCFFINNGTDAIEGAIKLARLYTRRNTFISTLGGFHGKSMGSLSLMGKASFREPFERGLQDVRFVPYGDADALDQQMCILEAVGQLPAAVVLEPVQGEAGGVAPPPGYLQRVREICTRHGSLFIADEIQTGMGRTGTLWGVDHEGVTPDIMCMGKSLGGGVMPLAAFVATPTIWEVMIPNPIIHSTTFGGNPIACAAGIAAITVTLEEDLPGQARVKGEYLLRELGTLQRKYPHILTGTQGRGLLIGMTFPTDEIGYQCAAGLFKRGVLVAGTYSKARTIRIEPPLGIEQALLGEMLTRLEETFKEIGR from the coding sequence ATGGCCACCGACGAGAAGGAAGCGTTCATCGCGGAGACGGTGGACAGCTACGAGAAGTACGTCAATCGCGGGTTCCTCACCTACCGCAAGTCGGTGACCCAGGCGGGGCAGTTCGCGGCCCTCGAGTGGTCCGGCCAGGGCTCCATCCTCACCGACCTGCTCGGCCGCCAGTACATCGACTGCCTGGGCGGCTACGGCATCTTCTCCGCCGGCATCAACCACCCGAAGATCGTCAAGGCGGTGCAGGACCAGATGGGGCGCATGGCGCTCAACAGCCAGGAGCTGCTCGAGCCGTGGCGCGCCGGGCTGGCCCGGCTGCTGGCCGCGGTGACCCCGGGCGAGCTCGGCTGCTGCTTCTTCATCAACAACGGCACCGACGCCATCGAGGGCGCGATCAAGCTGGCCCGCCTCTACACCCGGCGGAACACCTTCATCTCCACCCTGGGCGGCTTCCACGGGAAGTCCATGGGCTCCCTGTCGCTGATGGGGAAGGCGAGCTTCCGCGAGCCGTTCGAGCGGGGGCTGCAGGACGTGCGCTTCGTGCCCTACGGCGACGCCGACGCGCTCGACCAGCAGATGTGCATCCTCGAGGCGGTGGGCCAGCTGCCGGCGGCGGTGGTGCTGGAGCCGGTGCAGGGCGAGGCGGGCGGCGTGGCGCCGCCGCCGGGCTACCTGCAGCGCGTGCGCGAGATCTGCACCCGGCACGGAAGCCTGTTCATCGCCGACGAGATCCAGACCGGCATGGGCCGCACCGGCACGCTGTGGGGCGTGGACCACGAGGGCGTGACGCCCGACATCATGTGCATGGGCAAGTCGCTGGGCGGCGGGGTGATGCCGCTGGCGGCGTTCGTGGCCACCCCGACCATCTGGGAGGTGATGATCCCCAACCCGATCATCCACTCCACCACCTTCGGCGGCAACCCGATCGCCTGCGCGGCGGGCATCGCCGCGATCACGGTGACCCTCGAGGAGGACCTCCCCGGCCAGGCGCGGGTCAAGGGGGAGTACCTCCTGCGCGAGCTCGGCACGCTGCAGCGGAAGTACCCCCACATCCTCACCGGCACCCAGGGGCGCGGGCTGCTGATCGGCATGACCTTCCCCACCGACGAGATCGGCTACCAGTGCGCGGCCGGGCTGTTCAAGCGGGGGGTGCTGGTGGCGGGGACCTACTCCAAGGCGCGGACCATCCGGATCGAGCCGCCCCTCGGCATCGAGCAGGCGCTGCTGGGCGAGATGCTGACGCGGCTGGAGGAGACGTTCAAGGAGATCGGGCGGTAG
- a CDS encoding aspartate aminotransferase family protein yields the protein MIDRARLAGAYAEEQRRFEATHPASRALSARARGSLLEGVPMHWMVKWAGGFPLFVREGAGAHFTDVDGHRYLDLCLGDTGAMTGHAPAAVVEAVERQAARGFTFMLPSEDHVWVAEELGRRFGLRYWQFAMTATDANRFAIRLARLLTGRPKILVHNWCYHGTVDETFATLQDGVVRARPGNLGPAVDPALTTRVVEFNDLPALERALAHGDVACVLAEPAMTNIGIIHPDPGYHDALRALTRKHGALLIIDETHTICAGPGGYTRAHGLTPDLLTIGKPVGGGVPCAVYGFSEEVGARLAGRIALADSDTGGIGGTLAGNALALAAMRATLGQVLTEAAYARTIPLAERFQAGVEGVIAAHRLPWIVKRLGCRAEYWFRPTAPRNGAEAAAAVDLELDRYMHLFALNRGILLTPFHNMALIAPATTAADIDRHTDVFRESVASLLAS from the coding sequence GTGATCGACCGGGCCCGGCTCGCCGGCGCCTACGCGGAGGAGCAGCGCCGCTTCGAGGCGACGCACCCCGCCTCGCGGGCGCTGTCTGCGCGGGCCCGGGGGAGCCTCCTCGAGGGCGTCCCGATGCACTGGATGGTGAAGTGGGCCGGCGGCTTCCCGCTGTTCGTGCGGGAGGGCGCCGGCGCCCACTTCACCGACGTGGATGGCCACCGCTACCTCGACCTCTGCCTGGGCGACACCGGCGCCATGACCGGCCACGCCCCGGCGGCCGTGGTGGAGGCGGTCGAGCGGCAGGCGGCGCGCGGGTTCACGTTCATGCTCCCCTCCGAGGACCACGTGTGGGTGGCCGAGGAGCTGGGGCGGCGGTTCGGGCTGCGCTACTGGCAGTTCGCGATGACGGCCACCGACGCCAACCGCTTCGCCATCCGGCTGGCCCGGCTGCTCACCGGCCGGCCGAAGATCCTGGTCCACAACTGGTGCTACCACGGCACCGTCGACGAGACCTTCGCCACGCTGCAGGACGGCGTGGTGCGCGCCCGGCCCGGCAACCTGGGGCCGGCGGTGGACCCGGCGCTCACCACCCGGGTGGTCGAGTTCAACGACCTCCCCGCCCTGGAGCGGGCGCTGGCCCACGGCGACGTGGCCTGCGTGCTGGCCGAGCCGGCGATGACCAACATCGGGATCATCCACCCCGATCCCGGCTACCACGACGCGCTGCGGGCGCTCACCCGGAAGCACGGCGCGCTGCTCATCATCGACGAGACCCACACCATCTGCGCCGGGCCCGGCGGCTACACGCGGGCCCACGGCCTCACGCCGGACCTGCTCACCATCGGCAAGCCGGTGGGGGGCGGGGTGCCGTGCGCGGTGTACGGCTTTTCCGAGGAGGTCGGCGCGCGGCTCGCGGGGCGGATCGCCCTGGCCGACTCCGACACCGGGGGCATCGGCGGGACCCTGGCCGGCAACGCCCTGGCGCTGGCCGCCATGCGGGCCACGCTGGGGCAGGTCCTCACCGAGGCGGCCTACGCGCGGACCATCCCGCTGGCCGAGCGGTTCCAGGCGGGGGTCGAGGGGGTGATCGCGGCGCACCGGCTGCCGTGGATCGTCAAGCGGCTGGGGTGCCGCGCCGAGTACTGGTTCCGGCCCACCGCGCCGCGCAACGGCGCCGAGGCGGCGGCGGCCGTCGACCTCGAGCTGGACCGCTACATGCACCTCTTCGCGCTCAACCGCGGCATCCTGCTCACGCCCTTCCACAACATGGCGCTGATCGCCCCGGCCACCACGGCGGCCGACATCGACCGGCACACCGACGTGTTCCGGGAGAGCGTGGCGTCCCTGCTGGCCAGCTGA
- a CDS encoding spermidine/putrescine ABC transporter substrate-binding protein has product MADPRTIDRLLQDVAAGRLSRRAFVARAGALGLGLSAIGSLLAGCGRDKADPPPGEAPLGAIEPELTIANWSDYIAPDTITNFEREFGVRVTYETYESNEELLQRLAGVGAPVDVAFPTNYAVTTLAATGLLAPLRRAYLPNMTNLAPTFVNPVFDPDNVYSIAYQWGTTGFAYRSDKVPGTPDSWGIFLDGRYKGRMTQMDEMRACLGAWLRYRGASLNSSEPTDLAQARSDALAARRNLKGYVSAPVKGQLISGDVWVAQLWNGDTAQAQAKEPSIRYVLPKEGSDIWTDSMVLPAAGTHPRAAHEFLNYILRPEVGAAIANTTGYGSPNQAALASMTNPLPYPTAAEFQRLEYERTLGDAGPMWEQIWQELQSA; this is encoded by the coding sequence ATGGCCGATCCCCGCACCATCGACCGCCTGCTGCAGGACGTCGCCGCCGGCCGGCTGAGCCGGCGCGCCTTCGTGGCGCGCGCGGGGGCGCTGGGGCTCGGCCTCTCGGCCATCGGCTCCCTGCTGGCCGGCTGCGGCCGCGACAAGGCCGACCCGCCGCCCGGCGAGGCGCCGCTCGGCGCGATCGAGCCCGAGCTCACCATCGCCAACTGGTCCGACTACATCGCGCCCGACACGATCACGAACTTCGAGCGGGAGTTCGGCGTCCGGGTGACCTACGAGACCTACGAAAGCAACGAGGAGCTGCTGCAGCGGCTGGCGGGCGTCGGCGCGCCGGTCGACGTGGCGTTCCCCACCAACTACGCCGTGACCACCCTGGCCGCCACCGGGCTGCTGGCGCCGCTCCGGCGCGCCTACCTGCCCAACATGACCAACCTGGCGCCGACCTTCGTCAACCCGGTGTTCGACCCCGACAACGTCTACTCCATCGCCTACCAGTGGGGCACCACCGGATTCGCCTACCGCAGCGACAAGGTCCCGGGGACGCCGGACAGCTGGGGCATCTTCCTCGACGGCCGCTACAAGGGCCGCATGACCCAGATGGACGAGATGCGCGCCTGCCTCGGCGCCTGGCTCCGGTACCGGGGGGCCTCGCTCAACTCGAGCGAGCCCACGGACCTTGCCCAGGCCCGCAGCGACGCCCTCGCCGCGCGGCGCAACCTCAAGGGATACGTCTCGGCACCGGTGAAGGGGCAGCTGATCAGCGGGGACGTGTGGGTGGCGCAGCTGTGGAACGGCGACACCGCGCAGGCACAGGCGAAGGAGCCGTCCATCCGCTACGTGCTGCCCAAGGAGGGGAGCGACATCTGGACGGATTCGATGGTGCTGCCCGCGGCGGGCACCCACCCCCGCGCGGCGCACGAGTTCCTCAACTACATCCTGCGCCCCGAGGTGGGCGCGGCGATCGCCAACACCACCGGCTACGGCTCGCCCAACCAGGCGGCGCTGGCCAGCATGACCAACCCGCTGCCCTACCCCACGGCCGCGGAGTTCCAGCGGCTGGAGTACGAGCGGACGCTGGGCGACGCGGGGCCGATGTGGGAGCAGATCTGGCAGGAGCTGCAGTCGGCCTAG
- a CDS encoding FAD-binding oxidoreductase, with translation MPTLPPLPALPERVDLLVVGAGYTGLAAARAAAQAGASVLVLEREAVGAGASSRNGGMVLPGYKAELADVARRHGLATARALWEDSLAAIGFVEALVAEEGIACDWHRPGHLTLAAKPAHLRALEASRRQLARDFGYETHLVGPADLGAEIGSRCYHGGLVDPGAGALQPAAYLGGLLAAAQRAGAVVADGTGVRRVVRTPEGLRVETGRGPVRAAEVLVATNGLTGTLEPWLARRVVPVGSFIVATAPLDADVAARLLPRRRMCSDTRNLLYYFRLSADDRLVFGGRAAFVPTALARSRALLQQGIREVFPDLGPVAIEHAWGGTLGFTLDHLPHAGRREGIGYSLGYGGHGVALASWLGHQAGRALAGAGPWPALAGLPFPAVPLYAGRPWFLPLAGAYYQVKDWLA, from the coding sequence CTGCCCACGCTGCCACCGCTCCCCGCGCTGCCCGAACGGGTGGACCTGCTGGTGGTCGGCGCCGGCTATACCGGACTCGCGGCGGCGCGCGCGGCGGCGCAGGCGGGGGCGTCGGTGCTGGTGCTCGAGCGCGAGGCCGTTGGCGCGGGCGCCAGCAGCCGCAACGGCGGCATGGTGCTGCCGGGTTACAAGGCGGAGCTGGCCGACGTGGCGCGGCGCCACGGGCTGGCCACCGCCCGCGCGCTCTGGGAGGATTCCCTCGCGGCCATCGGCTTCGTGGAGGCGCTGGTGGCGGAGGAGGGGATCGCCTGCGACTGGCACCGGCCGGGGCACCTGACGCTCGCGGCCAAGCCGGCGCACCTGCGGGCCCTCGAGGCGAGCCGCCGCCAGCTGGCCCGCGACTTCGGCTACGAGACGCACCTGGTGGGCCCGGCCGACCTCGGCGCCGAGATCGGCTCGCGATGCTATCACGGTGGGCTGGTGGACCCCGGCGCCGGCGCCCTGCAGCCGGCCGCCTACCTCGGCGGCCTGCTCGCGGCGGCGCAGCGGGCCGGCGCGGTGGTGGCCGATGGGACCGGGGTCCGGCGCGTGGTCCGGACGCCGGAGGGGCTCCGGGTGGAGACCGGCCGGGGCCCGGTGCGCGCCGCGGAGGTGCTGGTGGCCACCAACGGCCTCACCGGGACGCTGGAGCCCTGGCTGGCCCGGCGCGTGGTGCCGGTGGGGAGCTTCATCGTCGCGACGGCGCCCCTCGACGCCGACGTGGCGGCGCGGCTGCTGCCCCGGCGGCGGATGTGCTCCGACACCCGCAACCTGCTCTACTACTTCCGGCTCTCCGCCGATGATCGGTTGGTCTTCGGGGGGCGTGCGGCGTTCGTCCCGACGGCGCTGGCGCGGAGCCGCGCGCTGCTGCAGCAGGGCATCCGGGAGGTGTTCCCGGACCTGGGCCCGGTGGCCATCGAGCATGCCTGGGGCGGCACCCTGGGCTTCACGCTGGACCACCTGCCGCACGCGGGGCGCCGAGAGGGGATCGGCTACTCGCTGGGTTATGGCGGCCACGGGGTGGCCCTGGCGTCGTGGCTGGGCCACCAGGCGGGCCGCGCGCTGGCCGGGGCGGGTCCGTGGCCGGCGCTGGCCGGCCTCCCGTTCCCCGCGGTTCCCCTCTACGCCGGTCGGCCATGGTTTCTGCCGCTGGCGGGGGCATATTATCAGGTGAAGGACTGGCTGGCGTAG
- a CDS encoding NAD(P)/FAD-dependent oxidoreductase, whose protein sequence is MATTYDAILIGGGHNALVTAAYLARAGRKVLVLERRELVGGCAVTEELWPGFKMSTASYVNSLFRPEIIRDLELKRHGFEMLPRSPSSFTPFPDGRYLLMGPDKEMTHREVSKFSKKDAAALPKYEAMLERVADFLEPTLVQTPPNPWSMKPGNLIELLKLGLGFRKLGTDGQKAIEILTGAANPILDRWFESEELKATIATDAIIGAFATPSMPGTAYVLFHHVMGECNGVRGVWGYVKGGMGALSNAIAAAAKEKGAEIRVNATVTKILVSGGQATGVVLADGTELKAKKVISGIDANLTFLKLMDPRQLPEDFVESVRAIDYASGSAKVNLALSEVPDFTCLRGNTVGPQHRGTIHLCPTREYIEKAFDPAKYGYISKDPIVEATIASSLDDTVAPKGMHVMSMFTQYFPNTLARDAGSLEENKKHYAERCIDIMTEYAPNFRKAVHNYQVLAPQDIERVYGLTGGNIMQGTMSLSSLSFMRPVPGYADYRTPIRGLYMCGAATHPGGGVMGACGYNAAREILRDG, encoded by the coding sequence ATGGCCACCACCTACGACGCCATCCTCATCGGCGGCGGGCACAACGCCCTCGTCACCGCCGCCTACCTGGCCCGCGCGGGCCGCAAGGTCCTGGTCCTCGAGCGCCGCGAGCTGGTCGGCGGCTGCGCGGTGACCGAGGAGCTGTGGCCCGGCTTCAAGATGTCCACCGCGAGCTACGTCAACAGCCTCTTCCGCCCCGAGATCATCCGCGACCTCGAGCTCAAGCGGCACGGCTTCGAGATGCTCCCCCGGAGCCCCTCGAGCTTCACGCCCTTCCCCGACGGCCGCTACCTCCTGATGGGGCCGGACAAGGAAATGACCCACCGCGAGGTCTCCAAGTTCTCCAAGAAGGACGCCGCGGCGCTGCCGAAGTACGAGGCGATGCTCGAGCGGGTGGCCGACTTCCTGGAGCCCACCCTGGTCCAGACCCCGCCCAACCCCTGGTCCATGAAGCCCGGCAACCTGATCGAGCTCCTCAAGCTCGGCCTGGGCTTCCGCAAGCTCGGCACCGACGGGCAGAAGGCCATCGAGATCCTGACCGGCGCCGCCAACCCGATCCTCGACCGCTGGTTCGAGTCGGAGGAGCTCAAGGCCACCATCGCCACCGACGCCATCATCGGCGCCTTCGCCACCCCCTCCATGCCGGGGACGGCGTACGTGCTGTTCCACCACGTGATGGGCGAGTGCAACGGGGTGCGCGGGGTGTGGGGCTACGTGAAGGGCGGGATGGGCGCGCTGTCGAACGCCATCGCCGCCGCCGCGAAGGAGAAGGGCGCCGAGATCCGGGTCAACGCCACCGTCACGAAGATCCTGGTCTCCGGCGGCCAGGCCACCGGCGTGGTGCTGGCCGACGGCACCGAGCTCAAGGCCAAGAAGGTCATCTCCGGCATCGACGCCAACCTGACCTTCCTCAAGCTGATGGATCCGAGGCAGCTGCCCGAGGACTTCGTCGAGTCGGTGCGCGCCATCGATTACGCCAGCGGCAGCGCCAAGGTGAACCTGGCCCTCAGCGAGGTGCCGGACTTCACCTGCCTTCGGGGCAACACCGTGGGCCCGCAGCACCGCGGCACCATCCACCTCTGCCCCACCCGGGAGTACATCGAGAAGGCCTTCGACCCGGCGAAGTACGGCTACATCTCGAAGGACCCGATCGTCGAGGCCACCATCGCGAGCTCGCTCGACGACACCGTGGCCCCGAAGGGCATGCACGTGATGTCGATGTTCACCCAGTACTTCCCCAACACCCTGGCCAGGGATGCGGGATCGCTGGAGGAGAACAAGAAGCACTACGCCGAGCGGTGCATTGACATCATGACGGAGTACGCGCCCAACTTCCGCAAGGCGGTGCACAACTACCAGGTGCTGGCGCCGCAGGACATCGAGCGGGTGTACGGGCTGACGGGCGGGAACATCATGCAGGGGACGATGTCGCTCTCGAGCCTCTCGTTCATGCGGCCGGTGCCGGGCTACGCGGACTACCGCACCCCCATCCGCGGGCTCTACATGTGCGGCGCGGCCACCCATCCGGGCGGCGGCGTGATGGGCGCGTGCGGGTACAACGCGGCACGGGAGATTCTCCGGGACGGGTAG